One genomic window of Pseudomonas chlororaphis subsp. piscium includes the following:
- the rpmH gene encoding 50S ribosomal protein L34: MKRTFQPSTIKRARTHGFRARMATKNGRAVLSRRRAKGRARLAV, encoded by the coding sequence ATGAAACGTACTTTCCAACCAAGCACTATCAAACGCGCTCGTACCCACGGTTTCCGTGCTCGCATGGCTACCAAGAACGGTCGTGCCGTCCTGTCGCGTCGTCGCGCCAAAGGTCGTGCGCGTCTGGCAGTTTGA